One Streptomyces sp. NBC_00554 DNA segment encodes these proteins:
- a CDS encoding serine hydrolase domain-containing protein, producing the protein MSLQSLALIENWPVPTAAAAVVRADGAVLGAHGPGSRSFALASVTKPLAAYAALVAYEEGAIELDEPAGPAGSTVRHLLAHTSGLAFDEHRVTSAPGERRLYSNAGFEVLGEHIAKATDIAFGEYLRQAVLDPLGMASTTLDGSPAKDGVSTVDDLVRFAAEVQAPRLLDPRTVAEAMTVQYPGTKGVLPGYGHQNPNDWGLGFEIRDSKSPHWTGSSSSPRTFGHFGQSGTFLWIDPDAGAACVALTDRPFGPWAAEAWPPFTDAVLAELQG; encoded by the coding sequence ATGTCCTTGCAGAGTCTGGCGTTGATCGAGAACTGGCCCGTTCCCACGGCCGCGGCGGCCGTCGTCCGTGCGGACGGTGCGGTGCTCGGGGCCCATGGGCCCGGTTCCCGGTCCTTCGCGCTCGCCTCCGTGACCAAGCCGCTTGCCGCGTACGCCGCCCTCGTCGCGTACGAGGAGGGCGCGATCGAGCTCGACGAACCCGCCGGGCCCGCGGGCTCGACCGTCCGTCATCTCCTCGCGCACACCTCCGGGCTCGCCTTCGACGAGCACCGGGTGACATCCGCGCCCGGGGAGCGGCGGCTGTACTCCAACGCCGGGTTCGAGGTGCTCGGGGAACACATCGCCAAGGCGACGGACATCGCGTTCGGGGAGTATCTGCGGCAGGCGGTGCTGGATCCGCTGGGGATGGCGTCGACCACGCTCGACGGGTCGCCCGCGAAGGACGGGGTGTCGACGGTGGATGACCTCGTCCGCTTCGCGGCGGAGGTGCAGGCGCCTCGGCTCCTCGACCCCCGTACGGTCGCGGAGGCGATGACCGTCCAGTACCCCGGCACCAAGGGTGTCCTCCCGGGGTACGGGCACCAGAACCCCAACGACTGGGGCCTCGGCTTCGAGATCCGCGACTCCAAGTCGCCCCACTGGACGGGGAGTTCATCCTCCCCGCGGACCTTCGGCCACTTCGGGCAGTCGGGTACGTTCCTGTGGATCGACCCCGACGCGGGGGCAGCCTGCGTGGCCCTCACGGACCGGCCGTTCGGCCCGTGGGCCGCCGAGGCGTGGCCACCGTTCACGGACGCGGTCCTCGCGGAGCTGCAGGGCTGA
- a CDS encoding GNAT family N-acetyltransferase, which yields MSLVRRAVPEDAEEVLRLRQVMIDSVFATEPSTAWHAESLPTVRRKLADPDGNFAAFVVDHPDRPDTLAALVAGTIDYRIGRAGNPHGAIGYVFSVATDPDARRRGYARASMETLLDWFRERGVAAVDLNASAEAESLYVALGFVQKPDPSMRLQL from the coding sequence ATGAGTCTTGTACGCCGTGCCGTGCCCGAGGACGCCGAGGAAGTACTGCGCCTGCGCCAGGTGATGATCGACTCGGTCTTCGCGACCGAACCGTCCACCGCCTGGCACGCCGAATCGCTCCCCACCGTACGCAGAAAACTCGCCGACCCCGACGGGAACTTCGCCGCCTTCGTCGTCGACCATCCGGACCGGCCGGACACGCTCGCGGCGCTCGTCGCCGGGACGATCGACTACCGGATCGGGCGCGCGGGCAATCCGCACGGCGCGATCGGATACGTCTTCAGCGTCGCCACCGACCCGGACGCGCGGCGCCGCGGCTATGCCCGCGCGAGCATGGAGACGCTCCTCGACTGGTTCCGCGAACGAGGGGTCGCGGCGGTCGATCTCAACGCCTCCGCGGAGGCCGAGTCGCTCTACGTCGCGCTCGGTTTCGTGCAAAAGCCCGACCCCTCGATGCGGCTCCAGCTCTGA
- a CDS encoding MerR family transcriptional regulator yields the protein MTVMETTAEAAETSTSPDLCAAPPERRLRRPDGQDSYTISEVVAYTGLTAHTLRWYERIGLMPHIDRSHTGQRRYSNRDLDWLGLVGKLRLTGMPVADMVRYAELVREGDHTYMERYELLEATRRDVKSRIAELQDTLAVLDRKITFYADAGRALASERS from the coding sequence ATGACGGTGATGGAGACCACGGCCGAGGCCGCCGAGACCAGTACCAGTCCCGATCTCTGTGCCGCGCCTCCCGAGCGGCGGCTGCGGCGCCCGGACGGCCAGGACAGCTACACGATCAGCGAGGTCGTCGCCTACACCGGCCTGACGGCGCACACCCTGCGCTGGTACGAGCGGATCGGACTGATGCCGCACATCGACCGCTCGCACACCGGGCAGCGCCGCTACAGCAACCGCGACCTGGACTGGCTGGGCCTCGTCGGCAAGCTGCGGCTCACCGGTATGCCGGTCGCCGACATGGTGCGGTACGCGGAACTGGTGCGCGAGGGCGACCACACCTACATGGAGCGCTACGAGCTGCTGGAAGCGACCCGCCGGGACGTCAAGTCCCGGATCGCCGAACTCCAGGACACGCTCGCGGTGCTCGACCGCAAGATCACTTTCTACGCGGACGCCGGGCGTGCCCTGGCGTCGGAGAGGTCCTGA
- a CDS encoding aldo/keto reductase, whose amino-acid sequence MTDSKIAKVELGTGGPEVGVQGLGCMGMSFAYGPADTDEARAALEQALELGVTFYDTADVYGAGENEKFLSPFFKAHRDELVIATKFSMTIPPDEPTKRIIRNDAPYIREAVEASLRRLDVDVIDLYYMHRRDVNVPIEETVGTMAELVREGKVKHLGLSEVTGGELRAAQGVHPIAAVQSEWSLFSRDIEAGVVPVARELGVALVPYSPLGRGFLTGSFANAETDLTAGDFRRHQPRYTGDNAAANAALLEPVRVVADAHGASLGQVALAWAQQQAAVHGLPVVPIPGTTKAKRVTENTAATRIVLSDADLSLLEPIAAKVAGDRYSDMTFTSAGRE is encoded by the coding sequence ATGACGGACAGCAAGATCGCGAAGGTGGAGCTCGGTACCGGAGGCCCCGAGGTCGGGGTGCAGGGCCTGGGCTGCATGGGGATGAGCTTCGCGTACGGCCCCGCGGACACCGATGAGGCGCGGGCCGCCCTGGAGCAGGCGCTGGAGCTCGGCGTCACGTTCTACGACACCGCGGACGTGTACGGGGCGGGCGAGAACGAGAAGTTCCTGTCGCCGTTCTTCAAGGCGCACCGCGACGAGCTCGTCATCGCGACGAAGTTCTCGATGACCATCCCGCCGGACGAGCCGACCAAGCGGATCATCCGCAACGACGCGCCGTACATCCGGGAAGCCGTCGAGGCGAGCCTGCGGCGGCTGGACGTCGACGTGATCGACCTCTACTACATGCACCGCCGTGATGTGAACGTCCCCATCGAGGAGACCGTCGGCACCATGGCCGAGCTGGTGCGCGAGGGGAAGGTCAAGCACCTCGGGCTGAGCGAGGTCACGGGCGGGGAGCTGCGGGCGGCGCAGGGCGTGCATCCGATCGCCGCCGTGCAGTCGGAGTGGTCGCTGTTCAGCCGTGACATCGAGGCGGGGGTCGTGCCGGTGGCGCGTGAGCTGGGGGTGGCGCTCGTGCCGTACTCGCCGCTCGGGCGCGGGTTCCTCACGGGGTCCTTCGCGAACGCCGAAACGGATCTGACGGCGGGGGACTTCCGGCGGCACCAGCCGCGGTACACCGGGGACAACGCTGCCGCCAATGCCGCGCTGCTTGAGCCGGTGCGGGTCGTTGCCGATGCGCACGGTGCCTCGCTCGGGCAGGTTGCCCTGGCCTGGGCCCAGCAGCAGGCCGCCGTGCACGGGCTTCCCGTCGTACCGATCCCCGGCACCACCAAGGCCAAGCGCGTCACCGAGAACACCGCGGCGACCCGCATCGTCCTCAGCGACGCCGACCTGAGCCTCCTGGAGCCCATCGCCGCCAAGGTCGCAGGCGACCGCTACTCCGACATGACGTTCACGTCGGCGGGCCGGGAGTAG